The DNA window TGCAGAAGGATTCATGGGCAACTATAATAGGTATTCTGCAGTCAGATGCTGAGCCAGAGGCCACTCTCTTTGCTGCCATCACCCTCCGTGGAAAGGTTTGACGCTCATGAAAGCTACTATGCCCTCTCATTTCTGACTTTTGCTAGATTACATACGACCTATCTACTCAAGTCCCTGCCAACGAATTGCCCGCCCTCCGAACACAGATCCTCCTGCTTCTAAAGCATTTCGCTCCAGGACCCAAGCCTATCCGCGTCCAGCTCTGCGTATGCCTGGCCATCCTCGCCATTCAGATGAAGGACTGGAACGATGTCCTGTCATCTGTTGTTCAGTCACTCAGCGACAGTCCCGAGAGCCACGCCTGTATTCTGGATTTTTTGCGGGTTCTTCCCGAAGAAGTTACCGAAGGTCGAAAGATCACCTTGTCTGTATGTGGATCGCGCAACTATAGATCGGAAACACGCTTCTTTGAGATTGTCAAATCCGGTCGACCTCAGCACCAGTTCAAGTCTAATTGTTGGAATTAGGAAGAAGACCTTGCCATGCGAACGCAAGCTCTATTGGCAGACAACGCGGGCCAGGTTGTCCAACTGCTCATTAACTACTCCCAGTCTTCACGTAAGTTGCTTTCGATATTCCCACGCGGAAACCACTGACATCCATTGTAGCTGCTGCTGCACAAAACCCTCAGTTAATGGAATGTATCACATCTTGGCTTCGAGAGGTCCCAGTCGGCGACGTTGTCAAGTCGCCTCTCATGGATATCGTTTTCAACGGCACGACGAGCGATAACTGCAGCCAGGAGGCCTCCGAATGTCTTTGCACCATGCTTCGAGAGACCAGCGACGTGGACGAGAGCCAAGAGATCATCGAAATGCTCTTCCCTCGAATTATCTCACTCAAGCCTCAGATCGCAAAGGCAgccgaagaggaggatgctGAGACACTCAAGGCTTTAACCAAGGTGTTTGCGACAGCCGCAGAAAGCTGGGTTGTTGGAATTGCCCGTCAGCCCGCACACTTCCGGCCCCTGGTTGATGCAATTTTGGAGTGCGCCCTGAGAGATACAGAGCGGGAAGTCATCGAGCATACCTTCAACTTTTGGTATGAGCTTAAACTCTACATTGTGCTCGATATCTACATACAGAGTCGACTTGAGTTGGTCGACGTCTATTCGAAGCTGGTTGATGTTCTCCTCCAGCAACTCGAGTACCCCAAGCCAGAATCGGGCAACGAAAACGACTTGTTTGACGGTGATCGAGAGCAGGAGGAGAAGTTCAGAGAGTTCCGACACCACATGGGCGATACACTGAAGGATTGCTGCGAGGTGATGGGTGTTACAGATTGCTTGACCAAGGTTCTCCAATCCATACAATTGTGGATGTCTAAGTATGCCAACCAGGTGACCGACACAACAGTTCCTCACTGGCAAGAGCTAGAGGCGCCTCTTTTTGCCATGCGTGCCCTTGGGCGGATGGTTGATAAGGACGAGAGCATTGTGCTCCCCCAACTCATGCCTCTTCTTGTGCAGATGCCCAGCCATGAGAAGCTTCGTTTCGCAACCATCATGGTCCTTGGCCGATACACAGAATGGACAGCCGCACACCCCGAATATCTCCAGCCTCAGTTTAACTACATTGTCACATCGTTCCAATCGGATTCCAAGGAGATTGTACGGGGGGCTGCCTTGGCCATCAAGTACTTCTGCACCGATTGCAAGCATCTCTTGAGCGACCAGGTGCTGCAGCTTCAGGAGTTTTATGACCAAGTTCTTGACAAGCTTCCTGACCTGAGCAAGGAGGAGATCACAGAGGGTGTAGCCAACGTTGTGGCTTGTCAGCCTACGGAGGAGGTTTACCGTTTACTCAAGGTTTATTGTGATCCCTTGATTCAGCGATTGATGACAAAGGCCAACGTTGCCACTGACGAGGAGGGCAAGCTGGCTCTCGCAGGTAAGCATATCGAACCCATTTAGAACTACCAAACAGCTAACCCTTGTCTAGATCATCTGCAACTCATCACCATATTTGTTCAGCATGTTGTGCCTCCTGTCAATCCAGGTCAGGAGAACCCTGCTGTTAAGTACTGGCAAGAGGTTTTCCCCATCCTTTCCACCGTACTGGACAACTTCCTGAGCTTTACACCTATCTGTGAGCGTGTGTGCAGGTGTTGGCGCAACATGGTAATTTCCCACCGTACAGCCATGGCCCCCTTGCTCCCCGAGATGGCAAATAAACTCGCCGGTGGTTTCAACAACTCCAGGGAAGGCTGCTTCCTGTGGGTGACTTCGGCAATTCTGCGTGAGTTTTCCGAGGCCCGCGAGCACGTTGACCAAGCTACTACCGAAAACATCTACACCTTCTTTGAGGCCCAGACAACAACCTTCCTCCGGGTCATGACGGAACTGCAACCCAAGGAACTTCCTGACGTCATTGACGACTTTTTCCGCCTCCTGATTGACGCTCTTCTATATTACCCCCAGAAGCTCATTCCCTCTCACCTGCTACGATCAATCTTCGAGGCGTCTATTTACGCTCTAACCCTTGAGCAGCGAGATCCTCTCTCTTCAACACTACACTTCCTCCGCGACCTACTCTCTTATGGTGGCGACAACCCCGCTACTAGCGACGGCCTTCCTGAGGCCGTGGCATCTGAGATGAAGAACATTATTAAGGGTTTGCTGCAAACCCTCGGCGAGAACTTGGTCAAGCAGATCATGGCGGGTATGATGATCACTTTCCCTCGTGACTGTTTTGCCGACGGCAGTGGTGTTCTCCTGGCTTGCTTTGAGCTGGTCCCGCTTGAGACTCACGAGTGGGTGTCCCGTACAATAGAATTACTGCCTGAGGGAACCGTCTCCCCAACCGAGGCCAACCGATTCCtgctcaagaccaaggagaGGCTTCAGTCAGGAGATCCCAGCGCCATGAAGAACGTGCGCGCGATTCTCCAAGATTTCACCAACACATACAGGCGACGAAATGTGGCTCCTCGCGATGGTCTTGGCCAGCTTGAGGCCACTCGCTTCCAGTTCTCTGGATGAGCAAGGGCATATACTGATGATAGGACAAGGCAAATTTGATTATGAGGGCAGGTATCTAGATGAGCGCAAGTTCTCTCTCGCCTAACCAGATGATATCTGGCTGGACTAGAAAGTACAGGGAGGATTGTTGGGGAATTGCTAGTCATTAGACATGTATGTACAATGGGGATGATTGAGGATACTAATTGAGCGTTTCTTTGATGGGAATTATGGGACGGTTTAGGATGCATAGCGAACACTGGCTTGCAAGAAAAGCAAGTATCGACGACAAGGGTACCTGGAGAGAGAAAGGAAGTTATTGCCTGGAACGCTGAAGTGTGATGTGAAGATTATGTGTAGATATAAAAGTGAGCATTTTCGCGATACCCCTAGTAACTGCGTCTCGAACTTCCAGTTGATGCTTTTACAACGTGTGTTCATCATCCAAGTACCCAACCCAAGTCACAACAACAAACACCATTTCGCTACTATATCATAACAGGGATGCATggaattaaagaaagagCTCTGGCTTGGTCGTTGAGGTGAATACAAATCTCAACAAAGAACAGGATATAGCGTCCTCTTTTTGAGAATGGCTCGAATATCTCAAAACAGTTAAAATATCACAATGGTGAGTCTCGGCAAGTCCGCACTGGCAAAAGACGAGTTCCCGAATCAGTTACATTCACAAATGACACCATGGGAATGCTTTAGGAGCACCCAATAGTTATTCCTGGTCACTCTTCCAGTTCTTTGTGTAAATCAGGCCCAACATCAAAGGAGGACACGGGACTTTCTCTGAAAGGACAGTGAGTGTCTAAG is part of the Fusarium poae strain DAOMC 252244 chromosome 4, whole genome shotgun sequence genome and encodes:
- a CDS encoding hypothetical protein (BUSCO:3211at5125); protein product: MATNGAQEAFAPPDVLAAVMTMRSGEQDAKKHAHEYLERFQKSKDSWATIIGILQSDAEPEATLFAAITLRGKITYDLSTQVPANELPALRTQILLLLKHFAPGPKPIRVQLCVCLAILAIQMKDWNDVLSSVVQSLSDSPESHACILDFLRVLPEEVTEGRKITLSEEDLAMRTQALLADNAGQVVQLLINYSQSSPAAAQNPQLMECITSWLREVPVGDVVKSPLMDIVFNGTTSDNCSQEASECLCTMLRETSDVDESQEIIEMLFPRIISLKPQIAKAAEEEDAETLKALTKVFATAAESWVVGIARQPAHFRPLVDAILECALRDTEREVIEHTFNFWYELKLYIVLDIYIQSRLELVDVYSKLVDVLLQQLEYPKPESGNENDLFDGDREQEEKFREFRHHMGDTLKDCCEVMGVTDCLTKVLQSIQLWMSKYANQVTDTTVPHWQELEAPLFAMRALGRMVDKDESIVLPQLMPLLVQMPSHEKLRFATIMVLGRYTEWTAAHPEYLQPQFNYIVTSFQSDSKEIVRGAALAIKYFCTDCKHLLSDQVLQLQEFYDQVLDKLPDLSKEEITEGVANVVACQPTEEVYRLLKVYCDPLIQRLMTKANVATDEEGKLALADHLQLITIFVQHVVPPVNPGQENPAVKYWQEVFPILSTVLDNFLSFTPICERVCRCWRNMVISHRTAMAPLLPEMANKLAGGFNNSREGCFLWVTSAILREFSEAREHVDQATTENIYTFFEAQTTTFLRVMTELQPKELPDVIDDFFRLLIDALLYYPQKLIPSHLLRSIFEASIYALTLEQRDPLSSTLHFLRDLLSYGGDNPATSDGLPEAVASEMKNIIKGLLQTLGENLVKQIMAGMMITFPRDCFADGSGVLLACFELVPLETHEWVSRTIELLPEGTVSPTEANRFLLKTKERLQSGDPSAMKNVRAILQDFTNTYRRRNVAPRDGLGQLEATRFQFSG